One Spea bombifrons isolate aSpeBom1 chromosome 1, aSpeBom1.2.pri, whole genome shotgun sequence DNA window includes the following coding sequences:
- the HADH gene encoding hydroxyacyl-coenzyme A dehydrogenase, mitochondrial, producing MASASQRLLLRCMSTAAAAPIKKLVIKHVTVIGGGLMGSGIAQVAAATGHTVVLVDQTDDILKKSRKGIEDSLKRLSKKMFAEKPEAASQFIEKTLSNLTTSTDPATVVHSTDLVVEAIIENLDIKHELFKRLDKFAPEHTIFASNTSSLPITDIANSTTRQDRFGGLHFFNPVPMMKLVEVIKAPMTSQTTFESLIDFSKALGKTPVSCKDTPGFIVNRLLVPYLMESVRLHERGHASKEDIDVAMKLGAGYPMGPFELLDYVGLDTSKYIIDGWYEMEPDNPLFAPSELLNQLVAEKKLGKKTGEGFYKYR from the exons atggCCTCCGCCAGCCAGCGGCTCCTACTCCGCTGCATGTCTACCGCCGCTGCAGCCCCCATCAAAAAGCTGGTCATTAAGCACGTGACGGTGATCGGAGGGGGCCTGATGGGATCCGGTATAGCGCAG GTGGCTGCAGCTACTGGTCACACAGTCGTATTAGTGGACCAGACAGATGACATCCTGAAAAAGTCTAGAAAAGGTATTGAGGACAGCTTGAAAAGGTTGTCCAAGAAGATGTTTGCTGAGAAGCCTGAG GCTGCGTCCCAGTTCATTGAGAAGACCTTGTCAAACTTAACAACTAGCACGGACCCAGCCACCGTAGTACACAGCACCGATCTTGTGGTGGAAGCCATTATTGAGAATTTGGACATAAAGCACGAGCTCTTCAAGAGGCTGGATAAATTTGCCCCAGA ACACACCATATTTGCTAGCAACACATCGTCATTGCCAATCACAGATATTGCCAATTCCACAACCAGGCAGGACCGGTTTGGAGGGCTGCACTTCTTTAACCCAGTGCCAATGATGAAGCTCGTAGAG GTCATTAAAGCTCCAATGACCAGCCAAACAACGTTTGAATCTCTGATAGATTTCAGTAAAGCTCTTGGAAAGACTCCGGTGTCCTGTAAG GACACTCCTGGCTTTATTGTCAACCGTCTTCTTGTACCCTATTTGATGGAATCTGTCAGGCTTCATGAGCGTG GACATGCATCAAAAGAAGACATTGATGTTGCGATGAAGTTAGGAGCTGGTTACCCGATGGGCCCTTTTGAACTCTTGGACTATGTTGGCCTTGACACAAGTAAATACATCATTGACG GATGGTACGAGATGGAGCCAGACAATCCTCTGTTTGCTCCTAGTGAATTGCTGAATCAGTTGGTCGCTGAGAAGAAGCTTGGGAAGAAGACTGGAGAAGGtttttataaatacagataA